The genomic region GGCGATCATCTCCTACCTCGTGACCGCGTACTACTCCGCCGCCGTCCTCGTGCCCGACGCCCTCGGCGTCCTGGAGAACGTGGAGGTGAGCCGCTGGCGGTGACGCTCCCCCGGGTCCGGGCGGCGGGACCGCCCGGACCCCGGCAGGCCCGAGGCCGCGATCAAGGCGCCCCGTGGCGCCCGTAAGGAGTGACCGTGACCATGACCAGTACGGATGCCGCGATGGAGGGGCAGAAGGCTGCCGCGCTCCTGGAGCACACCCGCAACGCCGTCGACCCGCACCTCCGGGCGGCCGTCGAGACGCTGCCCGGGGCGATCCGCCGCGTCGCCATGTATCACTTCGGCTGGCAGAACGCCGACGGGACGCCCGCCTCCGGACAGGCCGGCAAGGCGATCAGACCGGCGCTCGTCCTGGCCGCCGCCCGTGCGCTGGGAGGGGACCCGGACGCGGCGATGAGGGCGGCCGTCGCCGTCGAGCTCGCGCACAACTTCACGCTGCTCCACGACGACGTCATCGACGAGGACACCACCCGGCGGCACCGGCCCACGGCCTGGGCGGTGTTCGGCGTGCCGGACGCCGTGATCACGGGGGACGCCATGCTCTCCCTCGCCCTGAGGCTGCTGGCGGACGACCCACATCCGGCATCCGCACACGCCGCGGTGCGGCTCTCCACCTGCGTCATCGAGCTCTGCGCGGGACAGCAGGCCGACTGCGCCCTGGAGGACCGTGGCCCCGACGACGTCACGCTGGACGAGTGCCTCGCCATGGCCATGGCCAAGACGGGTGCGCTGCTCGGCTGCGCCTGCGCCCTCGGCGCGCTCTACGCAGGCGCGGGGGAGCGGGAGGTCCGTGCCATGGACGGTTTCGGCCGGGAAGCCGGCCTCGCATTCCAGCTCATCGACGATCTGATCGGGATCTGGGGGGACACGGACCGCACGGGCAAACCGGTCGGGGCGGACCTGACCGCACACAAGAAGTCCCTTCCGGTCGTCGCGGCGCTCACCTCGGACACCCCGGCCGCCGCCGAGCTCGCCGAGCTCTACCGGGGGGCCATGAACACACCGGGGGAGGTGAGGAGTGCCGCCGACGCGGTAGACCGGGCCGGCGGGCGCGACTGGGCACAGACCGCCGCGGCCGACCGGATGGCCAGGGCGGTCCACCACCTGTCCCGCGCGGTGCCCGCGCCGGCCGACGCCGGGGACCTGCTCGCCCTGGCCGAGTTCGTCACCCGCAGAACGCACTGAACCAGGCCGCCCGTGACCGGCCCCGAGGCCCAACTCTAGGATTCCATGCGTCGGTTGGGATCGATATTGCGGGACGAAGGGAGCGGGCCGGTCATGGGCGTGCGAGTACGGCGGGCGGACCAGCGGGACAGGGACCAGGTCGTACGGATCCTGGAGGAGGCGTTCCACCACGATCCGGTGAGCAGCTGGGTCTTTCCCGACGAGGAGCACCGGCGCGCGGTGCACGGGAGGTTCCTCGGCGTCTTCGCCGACATCACGCTGGAAGAGGGGCGTGTCGACCTGCTGGAGGACGGCACGGCGGCGGCCCTCTGGCTCTCCGTGCCGGCCGGCGAGCCGGAGGAGGACGACGAGACCCCGGCGCTCATGCGCGAGACCGCTGATCCCGACAACGAACGGGCCGAACTGGTGGGGAGGCTGACCGGTGCCGTTCACCCCCACGACCGCGCGCACGAGTACCTGCTGATGATCGGTGTCTCCCCGGAGCGCCAGGGGGAGGGGATCGGGGAGGCACTGATGAGGGGGGTCCTGGAGCGGTGCGACCAGGAGGGGACCCCCGCCTATCTGGAGGCGAGCAGCGAGCGCAGCCGGGGTCTCTACGAGCGGCTCGGCTTCACCTTCACGGGGAGGACCGTCGACCTCCCCCAGGGCCCGCCGATGTGGCCCATGTGGCGTGAACCGCAGGCCGGATGACCGGGTCGTCGCCACCGGAGACCCGGAAGGGGAGGGTGCCACAGGGCGTGCGCCGGGGCACGGGCTACAGTCCCTGCTCATGACAGATGAGTCGTGGGCAGGCTGGTACCGGGACCGCCATGGTTCCGAGGCCGTCATTCTCACCACGGACGGACAGCAGCTCCGTATTCGCATCCGGGGCACGGACTTCGAGGGCGAGAGCTTCGACGGTCTGGGCCCCGTGACCGGTGTGCCGGTTCCGGAAGGGCTGTTCGGCCTGGTGGACGGCGTGCTCGACGACTGTGTCCTGGAGTGGGACCTCCCGCTCCCGGTCCTCGTGTCCGGGACGGTCCGCCAGGCGACGCTCAGCTGTCTGCTGTCCCTGCGCAGGGCGGATCCGGATCTGTACCTCGCCCTCCATCTGGACGGCGCGGTCTACGAGTCGAACCGCGCCGAGGGCGACTTCGCGGCCGCGCTGGCGACGGTCCAGCGGATCCTGCCGCCGGGCATGCATCTGCAGACGTGCATAGCCTGCGCCTTCTCCGACTACTTCCCGGCCCCGGTCCGGGGCCTCTCCGGCGGGCTCGCCTGCTTCCGCGGTGCGAAGGACGCCTACCGCGACGTGGCGGGCGGGGACGACGTCGCGGGCCTCTGGGACCGGCGTACGGGATTCGTCCAGGAGATATGGAGCTGCCGGGAGTTCGAACCGCGCCCGGCGCACGGCGCCGGCACGGGCCACCGGGGCGCCTTCCCGCTCGAACTCGCCTGACCCGCTGCCGGAGCCGGGGAGGCCGCCCCGCTTCCGCGGAACGGCCTCCGTGCCGGATGCCCCGGTGTCAGGACGTGGTGCGGGCGAGAGCCGCGAGACCGTTCTGCCAGAGGGAGTTCACCCGCGAGCGCTCCGTGGCGTTCGGGTACGCGTTCGTGCAGGACGTGCCGGGACCGCCGCCCGACATGAGCTCGCTGCACGGCCCGGTGTAGTGGTCCGGGAGCCCCAGCACGTGCCCGGTCTCATGAGCGGTGACCCGGGTCGAGTTGTACTGCTGGTTCTGGGCGTAGTCGAGGAAGATGTAGCCGCTGCCGTGCCCGTCCGTGCTCGCGTACGATCCACGGGAGTCGTTGCCCTCGCGGTAGGTGAAGTCGGCGTTCGAACCCTCCTGCAGCTTCACGTTGCTGACCGAGCTGTTCCAGATGCTGGTGCTGCTGGCTATCTGGCTGCGGAAGCTGGGGGCGTTGGCGGTGCTGTAGACCACGGTGACCGCCTGGGCGCCCGGGTTCGCGGCCCGCTTCTCGGCGACCGACTTCATGACGGCGTCGAGGAATGCCTTGTTCGCGGCGGCGTTCTCGCTCGAACCGGCGTACGCGGCGTAGCCGGACTGCGCCGCGGGCACGGTGGCCGTGGACGCGAGGGAGGCAGCGGCGGCGACCGCGGGGGTGGTGCCGAGCGCTGCGGCGAGGCCGAGTCCGAGACCGGCCACGGCCGACGTGACGGCTGTCCTGGGGTGTCTCATGGGGGGTGTTCTCCTGCCTGTCCGAAGATCCCCGTCCGGAGACGGACGGGGAACGGGTGGGGGGTACGGCAAGAGTGTCGGGGCAGGCCGGCCCGCAGCGGATGATGTCAACCGGCGATAGCACCGCCCTATCCCCAGGACAGGGAGCACACAGAATCAGCACGTGCCGGTCGCCCCGACACCCCCTGAATCGGCCCGGTTGGTGGCGGTTGGGGCATCTGGTGCTCGGCGTACGAACAGCCATACCCTCGCCGTCATGGAGCTCGAGGTGAGGCACCTCAGGGCGCTCTGCGCCATCGCCGACACGGGCAGCCTGCACCAGGCCGCACGGCAGCTGGGCGTCAGCCAGCCCTCGTTGACCACCCAGCTCCAGCGGATCGAGAAGACCTTGGGCGCGGAGCTGTTCCGCCGCGGGAGGACCGGTTGCCGGCCGACCCTCCTGGGACGCTCGGTCCTCAGTCGTGCCCGCCCCCTGGTGGACGGCATGTCCGCCCTCGTCGGCGCCGCGACGGCGGAGGCCGCGGCCGCCCGGGCCGGTGGTCCCGGGCTGCGGATCGGATCCACCGCGAGCCGGGTCATCGGCGGCTGGCTGCGCGGACTGCGGGTGCGGCTGCCCGGCACCGACATCTCGCTCCGCGTCGATGTGTCGGCCCGATCGCTGCTCGGAGCGGTGGCTGCCGGCCGGCTCGACGTGGCCTTCGTTCACGAGGTGGAGGGCTGCCCGCTCGCCGTCCCGGACGGACTGGTCCAGCGCGTACTCCTGGAGCGCGAACCGCAGTTCATCTCCCTGGCCCGGGACCACCCGGCGGCCGGCCGGCCGGTGGTGGACCTCGACGACCTGGCGGGCGACCGGTGGATGGTCGACCCGTCGGTGGACGGTGAGTGGGACGGTGTGCGCCGGGTCCTCGGCGCGGCGGGACTCGACCCGCCAGTCCTGCACGGCGACTACCTCACCGCGGCCTCCCTCGTCGTCCTCGGCGAGGCGGTCGCCCCCTGCCAGCCGACCTCCGGCCCCCGCGAGGACATGGCGATCCGCCCCCTGCGCGGCGACCCGCTGGCGGTGCGTCTGCTGCTGGTCTCGCGGCCGGGCTCGGACATCGACGCCGTGTACGAGGAACTGGAGGCGGCCTACCGCGACGCGGCACGGAGGGCCGAGGAGTACCACCGGTGGCTGCTGCGCCACCGCAGCCCTCTCGCGCACACGTCCTGAACCGGGGAGTTCCCCGTTCTGCCGACAGCGACGTCCGGTTTCCTCCGGCCCGCCGAACGGCACGATCACCTCATGAAGCTCTTGATGCTGGGCGGTACGGAATTCGTGGGACGCGCCGTCACCGTCGCCGCCCTCGACCGCGGTTGGGAGGTCACCGTCCTCCACCGCGGCCGCCACGCGGCGCCGACCGGGGCCCGGATCCTGACCGGTGACCGGACGACGGGCGAGGCGGGCCTCGCCGCACTCGGCGACGGCGCCTGGGACCTCGTGGTCGACACCTGGAGCGGCGCTCCTTCGGCCGTGCGGGACGCCGCCCGGCTGCTGTCGGACAGGGCCGGCCACTTCACCTACGTATCCAGCCGGTCCGTGTACGCCCACCCCGCCCCGGCCGGTCTGACGGAGGACGGACCGCTGGTGGACGGGGCTTCCGCGGACGCCGGAGCGGACGTCCCGTACGCCCTGGCCAAGCGTGGCGGGGAGCTGGCCGCGCTCGACGCCTTCGGTGACCGGGCGCTGCTCGCCAGGGCGGGGCTGATCCTCGGCCCCGGGGAGAACATCGGCCGTCTGCCGTGGTGGCTCACGCGGACGGCCCGGGGCGGAGAGGTCATCGCGCCGGGGCCGCCGGACTCCGCGCTCCAGTACATCGACGCCCGCGATCTGGCCGACTGGCTGCTGGACGCCGCAGCGGAAGGCCTGTCCGGGCCGTACAACACCGTGAGCCACCCGGGGCACACGACCATGGGCGAGCTCCTGGACACCTGCGTCCGCGTCACCGGTTCCCGCGCCCGACTGCGCTGGACCGACCCCACGGTGCTCCTCGCGGCAGGCGTGGAGCCCTGGACGGACCTGCCGGTCTGGCTTCCCGCCGGAGAGCTCCACGACACCCTGCACCGGGGTGACGTCGCCAAGGCGCACGCCGCCGGTCTGCGCTGCAGACCCGTCGGCGAGACCGTCGCCGACACCTGGGCCTGGCTGC from Streptomyces sp. QL37 harbors:
- a CDS encoding LysR family transcriptional regulator encodes the protein MELEVRHLRALCAIADTGSLHQAARQLGVSQPSLTTQLQRIEKTLGAELFRRGRTGCRPTLLGRSVLSRARPLVDGMSALVGAATAEAAAARAGGPGLRIGSTASRVIGGWLRGLRVRLPGTDISLRVDVSARSLLGAVAAGRLDVAFVHEVEGCPLAVPDGLVQRVLLEREPQFISLARDHPAAGRPVVDLDDLAGDRWMVDPSVDGEWDGVRRVLGAAGLDPPVLHGDYLTAASLVVLGEAVAPCQPTSGPREDMAIRPLRGDPLAVRLLLVSRPGSDIDAVYEELEAAYRDAARRAEEYHRWLLRHRSPLAHTS
- a CDS encoding DUF6304 family protein; its protein translation is MTDESWAGWYRDRHGSEAVILTTDGQQLRIRIRGTDFEGESFDGLGPVTGVPVPEGLFGLVDGVLDDCVLEWDLPLPVLVSGTVRQATLSCLLSLRRADPDLYLALHLDGAVYESNRAEGDFAAALATVQRILPPGMHLQTCIACAFSDYFPAPVRGLSGGLACFRGAKDAYRDVAGGDDVAGLWDRRTGFVQEIWSCREFEPRPAHGAGTGHRGAFPLELA
- a CDS encoding NAD-dependent epimerase/dehydratase family protein, encoding MLGGTEFVGRAVTVAALDRGWEVTVLHRGRHAAPTGARILTGDRTTGEAGLAALGDGAWDLVVDTWSGAPSAVRDAARLLSDRAGHFTYVSSRSVYAHPAPAGLTEDGPLVDGASADAGADVPYALAKRGGELAALDAFGDRALLARAGLILGPGENIGRLPWWLTRTARGGEVIAPGPPDSALQYIDARDLADWLLDAAAEGLSGPYNTVSHPGHTTMGELLDTCVRVTGSRARLRWTDPTVLLAAGVEPWTDLPVWLPAGELHDTLHRGDVAKAHAAGLRCRPVGETVADTWAWLRELGGTAPHRPDRPAVGLDARTEAKLLAAPGSP
- a CDS encoding family 2 encapsulin nanocompartment cargo protein polyprenyl transferase, which produces MTSTDAAMEGQKAAALLEHTRNAVDPHLRAAVETLPGAIRRVAMYHFGWQNADGTPASGQAGKAIRPALVLAAARALGGDPDAAMRAAVAVELAHNFTLLHDDVIDEDTTRRHRPTAWAVFGVPDAVITGDAMLSLALRLLADDPHPASAHAAVRLSTCVIELCAGQQADCALEDRGPDDVTLDECLAMAMAKTGALLGCACALGALYAGAGEREVRAMDGFGREAGLAFQLIDDLIGIWGDTDRTGKPVGADLTAHKKSLPVVAALTSDTPAAAELAELYRGAMNTPGEVRSAADAVDRAGGRDWAQTAAADRMARAVHHLSRAVPAPADAGDLLALAEFVTRRTH
- a CDS encoding GNAT family N-acetyltransferase, with protein sequence MGVRVRRADQRDRDQVVRILEEAFHHDPVSSWVFPDEEHRRAVHGRFLGVFADITLEEGRVDLLEDGTAAALWLSVPAGEPEEDDETPALMRETADPDNERAELVGRLTGAVHPHDRAHEYLLMIGVSPERQGEGIGEALMRGVLERCDQEGTPAYLEASSERSRGLYERLGFTFTGRTVDLPQGPPMWPMWREPQAG
- the snpA gene encoding snapalysin, coding for MRHPRTAVTSAVAGLGLGLAAALGTTPAVAAAASLASTATVPAAQSGYAAYAGSSENAAANKAFLDAVMKSVAEKRAANPGAQAVTVVYSTANAPSFRSQIASSTSIWNSSVSNVKLQEGSNADFTYREGNDSRGSYASTDGHGSGYIFLDYAQNQQYNSTRVTAHETGHVLGLPDHYTGPCSELMSGGGPGTSCTNAYPNATERSRVNSLWQNGLAALARTTS